The DNA segment ACGTTTTGTCTGTCTAACAGCAAAGAATCTCTAATACAATGAAATCAGGCTCTGTGTTGTTTTTGCTGTGTCTACCTGATCCTTCGAGGCGGTTACCAGTACAACGTCCTTAAAAAAATTTCCGATTGGTTTTCCTTGTTAGCTAATGAAAGGAAACTTAGCTAGTCGAAAATTAATGCATGTCTATATGCATGAGAAACGCAGTCTTGTAATGTAGTTTTAGCAAATGCACCCAAAGTTCATGACATGGCGCAATAACTTGTAGCCtatgtttaatgtttatactatatttgtttcttctcttaaaataaaatcaaatgttaATGAAAACCTTAATTCGTTTcgtaaatgtttttattgtataAGGTTTACTGTTCTTCATAAATTTAACCTTCAAATTAGATCTTCAGTTCTCCCATCCGTCGATATATTTAAGTAACATTATTTATCAGTACAGTACTGGTGTTTGCTCGAGTCTTCCACTCACGCGATGTCCCGCGAATCTATTCGGTTTTGGATTCATATGGTTTTCAAGGCCGCTGCCTGGGTAAAATTTTTTCAGGGCAATTGTGTCAAGCATGCCGCCGAAAAATACGTTAAATGTAGTTTAGCTCCAAAAATGTCTTGAGAGAGAATTCCAGAAAATTTACGAAGGCAAGTACCTCATTTGCCTCCATGTAGCTATGGCCTAGGTCCCTCCACTTTTCAGGTAATTTTCGATGTAAGATGTACGTGTCTATTAGCCTATATTTCGTACCATTGATGGGCCTATGACTACCTGTATTGACGGGTATTGAGTCAATTGCATATGTAAAATAAAtactgtattattattattcattaaTGCTGAACTGGTAATTTTGTTGGCCCATACTGTTTTAATGACTTTTGTGTGCGCGGCACTAATAGTTAGTGGCCTCTGTGACTTGACTATCTGACTCCATTTTCGCCTTctgtatataatttatatCATCTAATTGCAAGTCTGTTACATGCGTAATGGCcgacttttgtttttttatcaattatgACGAAAAAAATGACATATTCAGGTAATATAAGCATATTTTTCTTGATGAATATAATAAAGCAACAGCGTTAATGGTTCAACAGTTATTTAATCTCTGCCTCCATATGTCTTCCATGCACAGCTGTCATCGgcatatttttttagttatttacgctAACATAGACTTGTAAAGATCTTCATCCGCTTCCTTCAGTGACAGGCCTACGAAAATACAACGATGTATTATTATCTCAAAACAGTTCTTAACATTTGATTTCAGTGCAGCCATGTAAATGCTAACTGTACGATGCTGAAACCCACGAAGTCCGGTTCTCTACTTACACGCATATGGGTGGGTTTGGGAAGGAATCAACCGCCTCACACGTCACAGTCATTTTACCAATCAACTCTAAGTGGTCATTGCAACTGTGAGTAACATTCTCTCCAACGTTCCACGTTAGACGGTTTGATGCAGTAATTTTGCTGCTGATAGATGCAACCGGATTGTGGCAGAGTGACACTGAATGCAAAACtcgaataaataaaattttcagacATGCTTTATTTCATatctaatatttttttctaacaTATGCTTTGTTAAAAAGGTGCAGTCTCAAACGTTGTTAGACGAGCATGAATAACCTGCGTTACATGCAAAAGGTTACAGTGcctttgaaaaaatgttacaaTCCAATTGTTCTTGGAACttagaaaaagtttttcatttgcaaagCATAACATTCTACTTTCAATGAAAATGATTGAGACAAACTCCACGGTTACCGTGGTGACGAAACGTTGAAACTGCACCATTCGTTATGAGATCACTCATTACTACATTACATAGCAACTGGCAAGAAAGCCGATGGATGCTCAAgatgttttgtcaaaatttgcgtAGAACGTTTACTGCCTCGACGTTCAATTCTTGTGAAAATTGTTAATAAATAACATGGTATTTTAACTAGATTTGTTTACAACACCTTTTCTTACCACTGATGTAAAAAGCAAATGAAGCAATGTGCTGACAGAGCATAGAAGcagaaagcaaacaaatgGATATAAAGTAATGTGGCTAAACAGACATGTTTTCCGCATAACTTATAGCCTATACATGCACGTATTGCTTTTACTGAATATACTGCGTTGATTGCAAGGAGAATATACCAGgtaaaaaagcttttttgtttaaaatttcgaTGCACCTGCTATAACGGTATAGGACGTTCGACTATCGGTGCTACTGGTAAGATGCTTGTAAAACGTAGATCGCCGGTACAATTACATGACATGACATGACAGATGCAAGTTGTCCGACCGAAACCCCTCATAACAAATTTGCTGTGCTGTGGCGCTGTGTTGTCTGAagcattttgttgtttgtacgGTGGGCTATAGTTCCAGTAAATTCTGTCAGATTCTTCATTAGTATCCTGCTTGAGGGTGTAATCTGCATTTGGCCACTGGAATGGCTTCTTGCAAATTCCTGACAGAAAAGTATTTTACCTACTAAACTTTAGTTTTTTGAACAACTTAGATATGAACGAATACTTGTATAAATAGGTATCAGAGCTTATGGCTAAACAAGACAAATTTTATATCAATAATTAGACAAATGGATTGGTACAACGTTGGTTAAATTAGGCCAATAAGCAACTTAAgcaaagcaaaagaaaaaataagaaaCTTAAATTTGTATGATGCAGTTTTAATTACTTTTACATCCATTGTGTATAGGCCGTTTCCTTTTCTGTAGTAATGGCTACAATGATCTAAAAACTCGGATCTTCTTCCATCTCCAGAATATCCGACTTACACTTACACGAGTAAAATCCCACGCCAGGACTGATGCATTCTGCATTATCGTCACGTCATGCATGTCTTTGCCCCAGGCAAGGGTTTTTCCCTATTTCGCGAGCCACATTAAATCAGCTTCAGAGTAAACGAAGACAACAAGGTAATGTAATACGGTAGAAATCAATTAACCTGAACGACCATCAACAGTCACATGGTATGGAGTTTTCGTTAAGACTCTTAACGCtggccaaaatttgcgtcacAACATCAATGGTATATTGAAAAAAGAACTATCACTTACTCTCATTAACCCACTGTCCATTGAAGCAGGTGTTATATGCTATATCACACTTGGTAAAACAATCGCGACATCAGTATAAAACCAGTCCAGGAATATCCCAGTCTTCTGTAGCAAACGAGGCCATTTCTGGGTTTTGGTGGAAGTATTAAGCAACCTTTATAAGGATCTGTAGCAAATAGTTATAGAACATAAAAGTCTGATAGAGAGCATTGCATTAATTTAAACgattttcaaaagaattttTCCCACATCATTACTTCATTATTAAATAGTGAAAACGTAACGCTATAGGTTTATATATGCTAAATTATGTCATAGATATTGGTAAAATATACTTCAAAAACTCACGATTCTCGTTTTGGGCAACAAAAGCTGATGATCGCGCAGTGACGACAAACAAAATGACAGAAGATATAATGAGCAATTTTAACAGTTTAAGCCTATCTGAAATGTGAGAAGGAATTTGGGATGGCAACGTATATACGCTATGTGCATCTTTTACAATTAAAAGTTCAAAATCACGACGCCTATAGGAATGCTTGCGGCAGAGTTagtgattattttaaattttcatagCTGGTTTAAGTTTCTGTTGAAAACGGcacttttgttgttttgttgccACGCGCCTAGAACTAATGGAATTTTCTAAAGTCGTTCTAAAGCTCTAACAGTGTTGCTAATTATTCTAAAAGTATTGCTCATagtataataattataattattactGTATAATTATCATGGGTCAAAAAGGTTTTCTCGAAAACCAACTTCCATGAATGACAATACCTCGCGCGACACTGTATTCCAAAAGCTATATGAATCTCGCTAAAATCCCAAATTAATGCAATGCTTATATGGTTGAAAGTACATACTGATTTGGATTATTGTCAGCTTTTCAGAAAAGGGGGCAAGTCTCTATAATGCAAAGGTTACAGTTAAAGTCGTGCTTACAGTAGAATTTATAACATTATTTGTTTGGTGTTGGCTGTTGTTGCTTCAGAAAactgatttttaaaattttgtttaccaTCGCTGCATCTATTAACgtattttcaaagaaatttgtttcacaATGTATAGTATAAAGCAATCGGTAAAAGCACTTTAATGACTAACtttcaatttgaaatttgCTACCAGCTGTACCATTATAGCGCTGACATTACAAAAGTAAGGTACATTTTGCACAAATGTTTATGCCACTACGATATTTTGTAAATTCAtgtgtaattttatttaagcTATTGGCGCataaagtaaatataaaagcCACAAATGTTCATTGCAAAATTaccaggcttgtccatgggaaatgtcccatgggatgggatgggatgggacagcacgaattgcaattcccatggcattgaaaatttgctaaatgagCACAGTGACTCGGAATATGAGtaccaatgataataaattgtcatagatagacaacttttctgaactttaaagttaacaaagtcaataaattttgtcgttttgtatctctctttgtacatgtagtcaattctaatagacattagacttaaatttccataaatttaataacatttattgaattgtattttgatggcatgggatgggatgggatgggacaggcatgaattgctatgggatgggatgggatgggacagaaaaaaatgtcccatggacaagcctgaaaattacaaacaatCACTAATACATTGCAGTTATGAGACATACAGTAAATGAAAAGCGTTCCAAGTGCCAAGTAAATTTTGCCAACTACAAAGTTAAGCTCTTATGAAATGTAATATACAGTAGACATAAACTTTTATGATGTAACATATACATCATAAAGCAAATTACTGAAAAGAACATTTACAGGTTAGCATctcaagaaaatttttgttcaCTCTATTTTGCTTTGTAACTTtacccaaaatgtttatccaCATTTTACCGGCATACTTGTGTCaccacaaaaaataaaaacttttcttacCAGGTTTACTTAGCATCATTAAAGGTCAAATACCTTTAGAGTACTATCGTCATAATTTACGTAATGAAAATCGGGATTTAAAACCCCGGTCTAACGTGTAGACTACAATTTTCCATGCCAGTTCGAATCTATGACGCTTCATGTAAATTGCAGAAGCACGTTGCTAATAATgctacaagtttttaaattctaTAGTTTCTCACGGAACGATTTCAAAACAGCAGTACCATGTCACCTATAACGTTGTTTAGTGCTTTCATGAGATTATATCAGGGGTGTGGTCGCATTTAAATTATCTAGGGGCCAGTTAGACCGCAACTCACACAAAATAATACAAAGGTagctttttgttattttggcaGTAAGCAAATCGTAAAAAGACCGCAATAACCGCTCAAAAGGCCGCCACATTCCTACCCCTGGACTACATAAGGCTCTAGGTCTACTAAAGTTTTatcttttacattttactgTTTCGACAGAATgagtttaaaaaattgaaaaccagCAAATcttataatttcaaaaaaaaaaaacagcataaCGGCCAAAATCGTTCGAAATAGTTATCGCAGTTTATTTCGTTGTTTTGTGCTTATTCAATTAATGCTATATACTTTCCCCTATAGTTTTGCGTCAGTCATTTACAACACACAAGGGATATACACTctgaaatgtttaatgcaaaatTACATAAAACTTATAAATATATTGCAGTTATCAGGCGCATACCAAAACGGCCTCAAGTGATAAATCTCAGGCTTACGAAAAACGATTTGTGGCAGCATAGGATAAGGAAATAAAAGTTATGGTCAGTTTTTTGTTACCAGGTTTTGCTTAGCattataaaattcaaacttaCATATCTATTAATTGGCTTATCTTCAGCCCTAAAAATCGCAGTTTGGTATTTTTTCTTGTGCAGCCTTAACTCAAGCATGTTGGTGAAGATTTGAATCAAGCGGGCGAGAAGCCGAGTGAAGTCAATTATCTTCAAGCCCACCTTTAGTTTGGTATTACGAATTTATAAACAGAAAGTGCTTGGTACACTTGGTTACTGAGACAATATGAATCTGACTTCTCATATAGACAATAAATACCAAGTATGTTGAGACCTTGCTTTTGGTTATAAGCCTAAAATTCATAATCAGACCAACAAGTAAATTTGGTAGTTGTAGTGTGTGTGGTGATGTTATAATCTTAATCATCGTATCTAATGCTAAAATAGTACCAAAGCTGCCTTAATCAACTTGAGTCAGTTTTGAAATACGTTTTACAATTCTGAGAAAATGTTGCAAGTTTAATGTAGTATAAATAAGATTTACTTTTTCCTGATGAATTAGGTTGGTTTCGAATTTCGAATCAAATTTCTGCAATGTGGTAGAATATACAAGCAATTCAAGTCTATACGAGCATGACAAACTCCACAACATTCAGATTAGCATCTTTTAGTTTGATCACTCACAGCTACTACCAAAGTTGACAGGTGCGTTAAAAGTGGAATTgttaatattataattatttacatattgtGGAAAACTAGGTCTCAAACTTTCAGTGCCTTGACAAACATTACTTAATTGCCTGGAAAATGCATTTGCTGGTGCTTGCGAGGCATTTTCTTGGAGTTTGCAGCGTAGAATGATTTCTTTGGTTTGGGCTGTGTACAGTAcgttttttttaataacaGTCTGGTCATTGGTAGTTGGATAAATATCCTGTTCGTTACGTAACTCATCTTCATTATCACCAAGCATTGACAAGCGTTGATCACCACCTGAAATTAATCTATCCTGATATAAATTATTCTGCAACTATAGCTTCGGACTTGTATTCATAACCGTTATAtgcaaattttgcttgttttgaaTATTTAACAGTTGACTTTTAACATTTGTTTACCTCCAAGATGACTTTCTACGCTTTCCAACGTTTCATTAACTTGAACCTCATTTGCGCTTCCACTTTCCTCTTCTTCCTCGCTCAACGCATCTGCAGCAGGCGATGTCACATGAAGTGCTGCTAAATGCTCATCGGAAGAAGTTGTAAGTTCTTCCTATATGGAAAATTTCGAATTTGGGCCTACTTGTATCATGCATGACtacaataaatgtttatgcaaAAGCCATACGCACATACAAACAGCATTTTAAATTGAACAGATGACGATACAAAAAATAAGCTTACTTCTATCTATACACATCGGAGGACAAGTTTTGAGAGAATAGAATCAGTTACAACATTGTGATCAACCTTTTTTGCCGTGTCGAATAAAGTAACTGGTCTTTCCATTTCCTGCTCTCCTGACTGCATATTACCATGACGAGATAATAACACCGCCTGCTGGTCCTGGTTgaagttttgcattttcaaTTGGTCTTGCCGCTCTAGTAACTTGCTAGAACTCTCAGTGTGAGCTTGCGAAGCGAGCGGCTGATCTGAATCCTTTGTGTATGTAAAAAAGTAttattgacaaaaataaatgtcGTTGGCAGGGTATGCGAAGGGGATCAGTTTACTATGAATTAAATTCGAAAATGAATTAAAGTCACCACCCAGTCGAGATCTTTAGAAGGAAGTCCAATATACGTAGATGGACAGGAATAAAGTGATTTATCGTAATATTCCAATATGGCCAAGTCTTTGTCATCATCAAACGCAATCAGCTTGGCTTTTGACGTCATTGCCTGTTATAAAAtatcatatactgtatataatataaCCTATATACTGTAGATGGCTGATGACGTACCATAcgataaaattttcaaaaacaccAGCTTTTTTAGACAGTACTTTGACGACGTTCATCATGCTGCTAAATTACCAATTTTAGCTCTCTGGTTAAAAGATGTGTCGAAGGTAACAAATCAAGAATTGATTTGATGAGTTCACTATGCTCTGCTCCATAGATTGCAACTTCATCACCAACCTACAAAAAATTGAGCAACACTTCATTAAGAATGTCATAGGTCGGATTTGATGAATCTAGTACACAAAAATACTTAATCGAGGGCTCTAAAATTTCTGGGGCGATAGAAAATAACAATACGGAGGCAAATATTATCGGTCAAATATTGCAGTTTGTTGGAAAGGTGTTTTACTATACTATATGAGTATACGTGACCacataacaaaattattttttcaatgaTGACACAGGTCTTTAACAATACTGTATTAATGTAAAGTTGACGGCGCATCAATTGTAAACAACGCATGGTGCCCTCATAAGTGGCAAATTACAGCGGGCATTATTTCATGTTATTTCAAAAGAGGAAGCCATAAATAAACTACCGTTACTAATATTTGTCGCAGCCTACTTTTATTAGTTTCGTGTCTTCAACAAGGTTCTTGTAGCAAAGTTTGTCTTCATCGGAAACAGGGCAAAGTTCATTCACATGAAACTGACCCAGACGGTTGGGAACGCCTAATCTGTATTGTGCAAAGGATACATAACATCGACCTTTGATTTTTGACGTAATCTTTTAAGAAAGAATAAGTCCACGTACCGCACAGGAACGCCAGTTCCGCATCGAACAAGTACCACTCTTGGTTGAGGATACCCCAAAACTACATAAAGTTCATCTCGCAATACCTGttgatttaaatttaacacaaaacttacaattGTGCAAGTGATACATAAATgtataactaaaatttgtACAACCGGTGCAATTTACAAGGAAAATAGTGTTTAAGTCTGCTAAAAACTTAGTATTTCACCTTTGCATATTCCATTGGAATTCTTTGCTCTTTACGCCATCTTTCAAAACGGGGATCTGAGGTCATTTTCAGCCGTAAAATGTCGTCCACCTGCGTCCGAAGGAGTAAGCGTTGCCTTTTGGGCTTATCTTAGTATTTGCATCAACAaacatttgtcattttttggtgGGCTATATTTTAACCTTTAGCTTATACTGATAAACAGCTTATTACTTTTATGTAGGCTACATACTGCAAAAGTACGGTTAAACGATAAGTTACCAATAACTAAAGTATTAAAGCAGTGAAAATTCTCTAAGTGCAACTGTTCTTGGAAGCAATGTCGTCGTCATCAGCAAAGAAAACATTGAACAGTAAAGTGTATAGTTTGAGTATACCTACAGCGAACTTTCAACGGAACAATATAGTTTTATAAAGCATGAACCTTTTGGTTATAGTAACGGAAGATTGTAATTTGATTTTGAGTGGAAAGGAAAAACCTACTTTCTTTCCTTTAGTAGTTTAGTTAGTAGCCATAGTAGGCCTACGATGTAACTTTCTTTTCATATGCCAATATCTTGGCAATAATACGGTATTTGTCCCGCATTTAATGAGACGCCGGCTGCCACAAACATTATGCTATACGAGTATAAGACCAAGACCAACTATAATGACCTCATGTTGATCGTAAGATGTTCTTTTATCATTCGTTTATTTTACCTGAAATGGAAACAAATCTGATTTGTTAAAACCACGACCTTCACTGGCATGTCGTTTTCGTCTCTTATCCTGTGTTTTCCAGGTACTTGCAATAAATTCTTCCGTTATTAAATATCTGTACAATTAAATACAGATAACGGTAAGCATCTGGGAGTATGATTAAACACCAGCATCAAGTTTTAACAAGTATTTTCTGGCAATAACTTATTTCCAgcttaacaaaaataaaatgagaaaacaattaaattaagATTAGcaagaagtttttgaaaaaaagttaatcacctttcttttttaattttaaccaCGTAAAGcatatttttctacaaaattctttttgctaaaacaaaacttttgcctgttttaattcaaattcgtttGCCAACTTGATATTTGTCATGCACCTGGCTAGGTTGTAATTCTGGTTGGCCAAATAATTGCAACAAATTGTGAAATTGGAAGTGCTATTAAAAAGTCATGTATACAGTGAATTTTTACTGTTGTATCTATTTATAGTACTGTATAGCCTTCCTGTAAAACTTTTAACCGTTGTAAACTGTAGGCCCAACAGCTAATATAAAGCATATAAGAACTACGAGTACCCAGTATCATTAACTTTGACTCCGATTTGTTTGCCGGGTCCGTGGTAGTAAACTTCACCTCTGCAGCCAAGGATCTGCAAAGTGATATAACTATAATTATGATGATGTATTCGCAGAGTTATGAACCAAAAGCGATAAAAATTGAACCATAAAACCTTTGTTAGCTGATAATTCCATAAAGGAAGCTTAATAAGCTTTTCAATGTCCTTTTTGAGAACAACTTGTTTTTTCAAAGGATACTTTCGCGATGgctaaataaaaatttctgtttaaaaaatgcatgtctTTTTTCCTATTACTTAACGGCCGAAAGCGTTAGCTGTTAAAacgttaactgatatactcgATACATATTTTCTGATGATACAAggatttattaaataacattAAATAATCACTTGAGACGGAGATGCAGAATGTTGATCATTGCAACCACTGACATTAAGCAGAGCAGGATGAACGTGTAAACTGAAAGAATAAAAGAATCACCAACTTCATATCTTTTGACAGCTCTAGaatatttgaaagaaattgaaaTACCAACCAGTGATAGTTATCAATGGAGACAATTGCAGTCCCTTTAATGTCGTAggcaacaatttttttcattgcatCTCTTAACTGTAAATGAAACATCgaaaacaaacattgaaatGAGTATAAAAGTCACCATTGCGGGCGATGACCGGTTTACAGTAGCTATAGGCCTAAATGATAACACGACTTACTTTATTAACTTGAGCAAATTCGAGTGATTGTGAAGCTTGCAGATTTTTTATGACCATTTTTGGCAATTCTGGATCGATTTGAACGTCAGTACCGATCTACAAATGACCAGAAAGCATATTCGACATTAATGACTTAAACGTAAACTACAAGAATGGAAATAAGTCTTGTGGTTGATGACAGCCCTTATAAGCCTACAGACGATTGTTAAGTTATATAAAAACTATACGGTAGAACAATACGATTGTATTAGATAACTgtaaatcattaaaaaataaCCGGTATGTCTTGAGAATTGTCTAAGCATTCTGAACATTGTTCCAATTGACAACATTTTTCAAGAGCAGATCTGCTTACAATCCAACTAGACAGAAAAACGAAGATAAGAATGAAATATACAATAATGAAGCGCGAATAACAAATAATGATGTTATCGCTTGCGCACGATATATAACCACTACAAAAATTAATGCTTCAAGATTTATGGTTGTGATATGCTTAGACTTAGTCGTCGTTTGAGCTGATAGTTCTTAGGCCACCCTGACTAGATGTTAGGGTAGGAGTCGAGCAGCCATTGGGTAGTGCTGTCGTCCAAAACACTCCGACCGTATAGTTTTGTGGGGAAGACAGAAGAGGGCGCAGACAGATCAATGCTGAAAGCTGCCACGTTGGTCTGCTATTTGCTTCTCTGCGCCACCATCACAGACCACAAAGTTTGCCACTCCCCATTTGTGAAAAGTTGACTGTAATCGACAACGTCGGTTCGCAGAGGGTTTAGCAAAAACTACAAGCCTTCCTAAGCAGCAAAAGCCCGAGGAAGTGGGAGTTGgaactgaaaataaaagtcTATAGCCAAGCTTCTCTgccattttatgttttatttgtagTCCGACCAACAGGCCGCACGGATACCTAAGTTTCCGGCGTGAGCTAATAACAGTGGCAGTGCGTTTTAACACATTAAAAACAGGACAGAAGAGCATAGCAGGCGCCATGTTTATGGTAACCACTAGCTTACACTTTGCTTccttattttttaaatggatGGTTGTCGAGagcatttaaattttgctGAGCTTCAACTTACATTTCTGGTAGTATAAAGATAATATTGTAGTCATGTCCTCGCAAAAAGTCCCCTTCGCTGTTTCCAATTTCCGGACCAAGTACAAGATGGTCGGGAGATTTATACAGGAGACGTGACTTAGACCACATCGTGTTGGGTACGCCCATAAGGTGTAGATGTTGAGAAATCGAGTAACTAGAACGGAACCTTGTGGAATGTCGTCTTTCAAGTGTTGTAGCCTAATTTGCTAGCCCTGACCGGTGGTAAGCTCCATACTCATATGAGCTATGTAACTGTCCGGTAGCAGACGAAGCAGCTTGCAGATAAGGCTGCGGTGCCATACTG comes from the Clavelina lepadiformis chromosome 5, kaClaLepa1.1, whole genome shotgun sequence genome and includes:
- the LOC143459890 gene encoding uncharacterized protein LOC143459890 isoform X1 — its product is MSFPPIQLMLPQAITVPTRPGQVQVTSEIQTVLQPDSFLKHVYEVWEMNVLVMAMNLKKFKRENLRYLDNCDQNLFVQNLISSLPDLQLGDLVKIKLKHRQFIQATEAGWNHVMASVDGCAGRVIGILPSGEMDAVVYFRNTDRSWIVSRSALEKCCQLEQCSECLDNSQDIPIGTDVQIDPELPKMVIKNLQASQSLEFAQVNKLRDAMKKIVAYDIKGTAIVSIDNYHCLHVHPALLNVSGCNDQHSASPSQPSRKYPLKKQVVLKKDIEKLIKLPLWNYQLTKILGCRGEVYYHGPGKQIGVKVNDTGYLITEEFIASTWKTQDKRRKRHASEGRGFNKSDLFPFQVDDILRLKMTSDPRFERWRKEQRIPMEYAKVLRDELYVVLGYPQPRVVLVRCGTGVPVRLGVPNRLGQFHVNELCPVSDEDKLCYKNLVEDTKLIKVGDEVAIYGAEHSELIKSILDLLPSTHLLTRELKLAMTSKAKLIAFDDDKDLAILEYYDKSLYSCPSTYIGLPSKDLDWDSDQPLASQAHTESSSKLLERQDQLKMQNFNQDQQAVLLSRHGNMQSGEQEMERPVTLFDTAKKEELTTSSDEHLAALHVTSPAADALSEEEEESGSANEVQVNETLESVESHLGGGDQRLSMLGDNEDELRNEQDIYPTTNDQTVIKKNVLYTAQTKEIILRCKLQENASQAPANAFSRQLSNVCQGTESLRPSFPQYVNNYNINNSTFNAPVNFGSSCE
- the LOC143459890 gene encoding uncharacterized protein LOC143459890 isoform X2; the protein is MSFPPIQLMLPQAITVPTRPGQVQVTSEIQTVLQPDSFLKHVYEVWEMNVLVMAMNLKKFKRENLRYLDNCDQNLFVQNLISSLPDLQLGDLVKIKLKHRQFIQATEAGWNHVMASVDGCAGRVIGILPSGEMDAVVYFRNTDRSWIVSRSALEKCCQLEQCSECLDNSQDIPIGTDVQIDPELPKMVIKNLQASQSLEFAQVNKLRDAMKKIVAYDIKGTAIVSIDNYHCLHVHPALLNVSGCNDQHSASPSQPSRKYPLKKQVVLKKDIEKLIKLPLWNYQLTKILGCRGEVYYHGPGKQIGVKVNDTGYLITEEFIASTWKTQDKRRKRHASEGRGFNKSDLFPFQVDDILRLKMTSDPRFERWRKEQRIPMEYAKVLRDELYVVLGYPQPRVVLVRCGTGVPVRLGVPNRLGQFHVNELCPVSDEDKLCYKNLVEDTKLIKVGDEVAIYGAEHSELIKSILDLLPSTHLLTRELKLAMTSKAKLIAFDDDKDLAILEYYDKSLYSCPSTYIGLPSKDLDWDSDQPLASQAHTESSSKLLERQDQLKMQNFNQDQQAVLLSRHGNMQSGEQEMERPVTLFDTAKKEELTTSSDEHLAALHVTSPAADALSEEEEESGSANEVQVNETLESVESHLGD
- the LOC143459890 gene encoding uncharacterized protein LOC143459890 isoform X3; protein product: MSFPPIQLMLPQAITVPTRPGQVQVTSEIQTVLQPDSFLKHVYEVWEMNVLVMAMNLKKFKRENLRYLDNCDQNLFVQNLISSLPDLQLGDLVKIKLKHRQFIQATEAGWNHVMASVDGCAGRVIGILPSGEMDAVVYFRNTDRSWIVSRSALEKCCQLEQCSECLDNSQDIPIGTDVQIDPELPKMVIKNLQASQSLEFAQVNKLRDAMKKIVAYDIKGTAIVSIDNYHCLHVHPALLNVSGCNDQHSASPSQPSRKYPLKKQVVLKKDIEKLIKLPLWNYQLTKILGCRGEVYYHGPGKQIGVKVNDTGYLITEEFIASTWKTQDKRRKRHASEGRGFNKSDLFPFQVDDILRLKMTSDPRFERWRKEQRIPMEYAKVLRDELYVVLGYPQPRVVLVRCGTGVPVRLGVPNRLGQFHVNELCPVSDEDKLCYKNLVEDTKLIKVGDEVAIYGAEHSELIKSILDLLPSTHLLTRELKLAMTSKAKLIAFDDDKDLAILEYYDKSLYSCPSTYIGLPSKDLDWDSDQPLASQAHTESSSKLLERQDQLKMQNFNQDQQAVLLSRHGNMQSGEQEMERPVTLFDTAKKVDHNVVTDSILSKLVLRCV